The following is a genomic window from Parasegetibacter sp. NRK P23.
CAGGTTTGTCCGGTGTCCGATCTCCAGGATGGATAGTCCTGTCCCGTTAAAATTAAGAATGGCTTCAGACGCCTGTTTGAAAACTTCAGCTGGCAGAATAGATGGCCCCGCGTTAAAATTGTGTACCATAAATTTTAGGTCAAAAGAACTGTTTGTCAAAACATGCCTCTGATAATCAGTTCATTGAAAACTTCGGCTGTTCAGGTTAATAATGGCGGCAGGAAATACAACGGCGGGCCAAAGATAAAGTATTGCCCAAAAAATCCGGGGCAATTTTTATGATCTTCCATCAATGGCAGCCAGCTCCCGCCAATGGTGTTTTCCAAAAAGCCTGAAGGGTTTCCATTTCTTTTCTTTCCGCCTCCGACCAGGCGGGTTTTTCCAGCATAGAAAGATCGGGTTGCCCGGCTTCTGTCCAGGCCGTGATCCAGAAGGAGGCCACTGCATGGATGGAGGACCTTAGTCTTCGCTCCACCATGCCATTCAGGCTTTTATTGTATTGAATGCTATAGTCTGAACTGTATTGCTTGATCAGCTGCCCGTTTCTGAACTCAAAAGCGAATTTTCTTTCCTGCGGAAAAGAGCGGTTCAGCAGTGCTTCTAAGTTTAATACACTATCTGCCGCACCCGCGCTCTCCAATACAAACTGCCAGGTAAAACGAAAAGGATCTTCTATGTAGAAACCTTTCCCGGTAAGCAGGTCCCATTCCGTTTCAGCCAGCAGTTCGGGGATCCTGGATTCCCAGAATGCATGGATGCCGTGTTGATTTGTTTTTTGCCCGTTGTGGTTGCTGCTGGTGTGCAAGGGCACGTGCGCGTCGGCGATATAGTGACCCAGTTCGGCCGCCGTTTTCAGGATGTTCACCGGGTCCTTGTTGCTGAAGGCTTTGGTTAGCCTGGCCAGCATGGTTTGGATCCACCAGGGTACAATGCCGTGCGCGTTCAGGATATCCTGCCCGAATTTTTCGCTGGCCGCGGTCCATTTCCTGGGTAGGGAATCGAAAGGATAAGTACCATAATGGTCCAGGTCAATGTAGTGGCGGGGCCCTTCCTCCTGCACCATGTATCTTCTGCTGTCCGGTGCCGTGGCCCTTTCTTCGAGGTAGCCGATGTGCGGTTTGAAGAATACGATCATTTCAGGCGGAAGGAGGAATACCGCATGCTTGTTGATCAAACGGTGCGCATAAAAGCCCCAGGCCATAAGATCGGAGTGGACCCACAAAATAAAACAGCAACAGATCAGTATTTTTTTCATGCCCCAAAGATCGTTTGCGATGGAGTAGGAGGCAATCGTGAAATAACGGTGTTGAAGGGAGAAAACAACGGTATTCTTTCTGTTGAAAACACCTGAATTTTCAGCAACCAAAGTTGGAAAATCTTTCAGGGGGCGGGTTTTATAAAAAAAGCAGGAAGGTCCTCCATAATAGGAAGTCTTCCTGCATTCAAATTTTTGTCTACGCTATGTTATCAGTCGTTGTCTTCCTTATCAAGATCTGCGCCGATCATCGCGATTTTTCCAGGTTTGCCTGAGATGTTCACGGTTTTAAAAAGTGTAAGGTCCGTTGTACGCAGCATGTAGAGTTCACCTTTTTCCGGGTTGGTGAGGTACACATATTTGGTGCTGGAAGTATAGGCCGGACCACCAGTGGCGGGGAACACCAATTGTGTCATGTTCGCCGAGGCGATCTGGGTCTTACTTACGGGATTGAACAACCGTAGGGTACCGTTCTCTTCGAGGATGATCACGTTCCGGCCGGCCGCGTCGAAGGAGGCGGATTTAATTTTGTCCGACTGGTACAGCGCGGAGATTGTATTGGAAGAAGGGTCGATGAGGAACACTCCGAACTTCGCCCTTACACCGATGAATTTTGCAGATGCTTTTCCGTAGTGTAGTGTGCTCAGCCAGTTGGTGCCGATTCCATCGGGATAGGGGATCAGTTTTTCTACCCCTGCATCGGTGATGGTAAGGATGCCTTCCGGTGCGCCAAAAGCCGCAAGGGTACCATTGCCTGCATTGCCGTGCATACCCGCGGTGGAGATTGTACCGGTATGGAGCGTGTTGCCGGATGCATCGATTACCTTTACTTTTTCGGGTAAGCTTCCCGCCACGGCACCCGTTTTCAAGGTAACGGCAATGGTTCCGTTGTTAAAGATGGCCATGGCGCCATGGTGCGCCGTCCCGGCATTGATGGTGCTGGTGGCAGCCTGTGTATGCAGGTCAGATTCTTTTACCGCGCTTAAAGAACCATCTCCGTCGTTAAAGGCGAGAATATGGTTGCCCCAGGCTTTGAAGTGGGCGGGTTTTACACGGGTGGAAGTGGTGAGGGCCCATTTGGGCGTTCCTTTCAGGTGTGCATGGTCGTCATGTGCTTCCACGCCACTGTCGAAGAAACTTACCAGGTTGCCGGAACTGTTCACCACACCTGCAAATCGGCCGCTTCCTGTGGGATAAAGCGCCAGCAACGGTCCGGAGCCGGTAAATGGGGTCTGTGAACCTGTTGCGGGATCCAGCAACGTGAGCGACGGGGAAGCGTCATCCGATACGAGGATACGCACAAATTTGTTTTCTTTTTCTACCGGAGCGTCGTTGTCATTTTTCCGGCAGGCACTGAAGGTTAAGACAAGGGCCGCCAGGCCCATAGCGTAATAGTATCTTTTCATAAAATGCAATTAGGTTGCAAATGTATGAAATGAAACTATGTTGCAAAATATAATTGCCGCAATGTTGCAAAAAAATCAGTGTCCTTCTTCTACATGCGTGACGCCGCCGGAGATGGCGAACTTCATCGCATCACCCGCATTCACATGTGGGAGGGGTTTGATCCGTTCCGCAGGTACCCAGTACACCTTTCCGGCAATGGAATAAGAAAAAGGCACATACACGGCTACGTGAGCGGGCAATTCAAACTGGTGTCCGTCGTCCTGGGTGATAAAAGCCACCTGCCAAACATCATTGTTGTCCAGGGAAACCAGCACCGGACGGTTGAACTTCTTTTTATCACCGGCGAACGCTTCAAAAAAGTCTTTTACTGAACTGTAGATAAACTTGATGCCCGGGGTTCTTTCCAGTATCTTATCGAAAATATCCACGAGCCTGCCCACTACAAAGAAGCTTGAAACATATCCTACAAGAAACACAATAAGTACCACCAGGATAAAACCCAGTCCGGGTATATTTGCCGGTTGCCCGGTCGCATCCGTTTTTAACAGTCCTGGTGCTACACGATGAATCAGGCCCGGTACCAGGCTGTCAATAAAGGAGAACAGGGAGATAACCGCCCAAACGGTGATGGTGATTGGGGCAAGGATGATAATGCCCTGGAAAAAATACTGGATGATCCGTTTCCAGTGCCACCTGCTCAACTGACGTAGTTTTTTACTGTCCATGCAACGTTTGTTTGTAATGCGGGGTAAAGGTAGAGGAGATTTTGAATTTTGAATTTTGGATTTTGAATTGGGGCCGTTTTGCTTTGCGCTTTCTTTTACTTCCTCTTCTTCCATGAGTGGCAAAAAATAATGATGGGAAACTTTGGTGACGTAAAAAGTTTCCATAGTTTTGGGCAGATTTTTGAGTAATGGAAGTAAAAGACAGAATCAGGGGCAAGGCCGAAGAGTTGTTCAAGCGCTTTGGCATCCGCACGATTACCATGGATGAGATCGCCAACCAGTTGGGGGTCTCCAAAAAAACCATCTACCAGTACTACGCCGATAAAGACGCGCTGGTGGATGCGGTAATTGAAGAGGAGATCGCCCGTTCCGAAGAGGATTGTATGAAAGGGTTTCACGAGGCCCGGAATGCAATTGACGAGATATTTATTGTGCTGGAACAGGTTGAGCGTACCTTCAGTGACATTAATCCCACTGTTTTTTACGATCTCGAAAGATTTCATTTCTCCGCTTTCCAAAGGTTTAAGGTTTTCAAGGAGCAGTTTCTCCTCAATATGATCAGTAGCAATCTCCGCAGGGGGATCGCAGAAGAATTGTATCGCCCCGAACTTGAGGTGGATATCATTTCAAGGTACCGGATGGGCTTTTGTATGGGCATGGTGTTCGACCAGGAATTGTTCCCCATATCCAAATACAATATCGCGAAACTGCAAAAGGAAATACTGGAGCACTTCCTGTATGGGGTGGTCTCTATGAAAGGATATAAACTCATTCTGAAATACAAATCGGAACGCACCAAAAAAAGCACGCACAATGAACCGACTTATGAAGCAAAGCCATAAACATGCCGGCAGGAAGCCCCTCTTCCTGTTCGTACTGATGGCCGCTGTTTTTTCTACTTCCAGTTTCGCGCAAACAAAACATGAACTCACAGTTCAGGAAGCCGTTGACCGCGCTTACCAGAACGTAATTGACCTCAAAAACAAAGAACTCGACCTGAAAATCCAGGAAGCCATGAACAAAGGTATCCTGGGGCAGGCGCTTCCACAGATCAAGGGAGATATAGGCGCTCAGTATTTTTACAAACTCCCCATCTTCCTTTTCCCCGACGGAACATCTTCCGCCGTGTACCAGGTTTTGAAGGATGAAGGTGTACAGGGCAGCAATGGTCCTATTACGGATGTGCCGTCTCCCGTATTGCGCCCGGTAAGTTTCCAGCAGCCCTGGAACGCGAGCGCCGGCGTAACCCTTACCCAGTTGCTGTTTCAGCCTGATGTATTTGTAGGCTTACAGGCCCGGGCGGCATCCATTGATTTTGCGAAGAAGAACATTGAATTGTCTAAAGAAGATGTGAAAGACTCCGCCTACAAAAGATATTACGCCGTACTGATTGCGGAAAAACAACTGGAATTCGTGAACGATGGCGTGAAGCGTATTGAGAAACTGGTGCGCGACAACGAGATCATGTTCAAGGAAGGATTCATCGAAAAACTGGATGTGGACCGCGCAAGGGTACAGCTTTCCAACCTGAAGACCATGCAAACCACCATAAGGAACGGTATTCACCTTTCTTATGCGGCATTAAAATATGCCCTCGGTCTTCCGCAGGTGGATACATTGGTGCTGAAAGATTCCCTCACGATTGATGAAGTGAAGGCGGGCATCCTGGACGATGCTTTTCAATACGAAAACAGGAAAGAGTTTCAATTGCTGCAGACTTCTCTCGAATTGCAGAAACTTGACCTGAAACGATACAAACTCCGCTATATCCCAACGGTTTCCCTGATCGGGAATTTCACCAGGCAGGCGCAGGCGGAAAAATTCATCTTCAGCAAAGACGCGTTTTGGTACAGTACCGGTTACGCGGGCGTAAACATCAGTGTGCCCATATTCGATGGCTTCCAGCGCAGGTACCAGGTGAAACAGTCGATGTACCAGGTTGAAAAAGCGGAGAACTCCCTGGAAAACCTGAAGCGGGTGATCGACCTGCAACAAACCATAAACAGGGAATCACTCAAGAACGCGCTGCTCAGTTTCGATGAGCAACAACGCAACATTGACCTGGCGGAGAAAGTGTACAATTCGACCAAACTGAAATTTGAACAGGGACTGGGCAACAGTTTCGAACTGATCCAGGCGGAGAACGACCTGCAGACCTCTCAGTCCAATTATTTCCAGGCCATGTACGACGCCATCATCGCCAAAATCAGTTACCAACGCTCTTTAGGAAAACTCTAATTTATTCAACGCCAACCAATCAAATCGCTATGATCCTTAAATATTATAACATGAAGAAACAGCACTTTTACGGGCTGCTTTGGGTTACATTGTTCCTTTATTCCTGCGGAAGCGCTACCAAAGATGAGCTTGCCGGAAAAAAGGCCGAACTGGATAAACTGAAAAAAGAACAGCAGGGAATATCGGATAAGATCACCGCGCTGGAACAGGAGATCAGTAAACTGGATACCGCCGCCGGTAAATCCAAGAACGTCAAACTGGTAAGCGTGAGTCCTATTCAGACTGAGGCGTTCTCTCACTTCATAGAATTGCAGGGAACCGTGGATGCGGAGAACTCCGCCTATGTGGCCCCTCCCAACGGGCAGGGCGGTATCGTTAAGGCCCTGTTCGTGAAACAGGGTGACGCGGTAAGAAAAGGACAACTGCTCGCAAGACTGGATGACCAGCAGATCCGCCAGCAGATCGCCCCGCTGAAAGTGCAGCTTGAAACAGCAAGAGATACTTACAACAGGACCAAAAACCTCTGGGACCAAGGCATTGGCGCTTACCAGAACGTACTCACCGCCAAAACACAGGTGGAGAGCCTTGAAAAGAACATCGCTATTTTCGAGAACCAGATCAGTCTGATGAATGTTACCGCCCCTACATCCGGTGTGGCGGATGTGGTGAACGTGCGTGTGGGAGAGGCTTTCACCGGCATGAGCGCTACCGGTCCGCAGATCCGCATCGTCAATACCAGCAGCCTGAAATTGGTGGCCAACGTACCTGAAAATTACCTCGGACGCGTGACCAAAGGCAGCCAGGTGGAAATCGTATTACCCGACGATAACGACCGCACCATCACAGCCAATGTGAATGTGGTGAGCTCGGTGATTGATCCCGCCACGCGTTCTTTCTACATCGAAGCCAAAGTGCCCGGAAACTCCAAGGTGCGGCCCAACCAGGTGGCCAAGGTGCGCATCAAGGATTATGGCAACAAAGACGCCATCACCATTCCCGTGAACACCTTGCAGAACGATGAAACCAGCAAATTTGTACTTGTGGCCGTGAAAGAGAAAGGAGGAATGGTGGCGCGCAAACGCACCGTTACCGTGGGAGAACTGTATGCCAACAAACTGGAAGTGAAGAGTGGTCTCCAACCCGGAGATGTGTTGATAACAGAAGGATTCCAGGGCCTGTACGATGGCCAACCCATTACCACGGAAGCCAAGTAATTCAACTCATAACTTATTCGCCCATACATGAGCCATCTAGAAAGTTTATCCGGTAAGTTTAAGCAGTTTAAACCTACCTCCTGGAGCATTAACAACAAGACCTCCATCTACCTGCTGATGCTGTTCATCTCAGTAGTAGGTGTGACGCTCTTCAGAACCTTGCCCAAAGAACAGTTTCCCGATATCGTGATCCCTACCATTTACATTCAAACGGTGTATGTGGGGAACTCACCAAAAGATATGGAGAACCTGGTAACGCAACCCATCGAAAAACAGATCAAATCCATCACCGGGGCGAAGATCACTAAAGTGACCAGTACTTCCGTACAGGATTTCTCGGCCATCATGGTGGAATTTGATACCGATGTGAAAGTGGATATCGCGTTGCAAAAAGTGAAAGACGCGGTGGACAAAGCAGAAACCGATCTGCCCACCGATCTCACCCAGGAACCCACCGTGCAGGAAGTGAGTTTCTCCGACCAGCCCATCATGTACGTGAACATCAGCGGCGACTTTGAACTGATGAAGCTCAAGGAAATGGCCGACGAAACACAGGACAGGCTGGAAGAACTGCCCATGATCAACCGTGTGGACCTGGTAGGCGCGCCTGAAAGAGAGTTCCAGATTAACGTGGACAATTACAGGATGCAGGCCGCCAATGTGACCTACGATGATATCGCCGGCGCCGTGGCCCGCGAAAATATGGATATCTCCGGCGGACAGCTGGAAGTGGGCAACATGAAACGCACATTGCAGTTAAAAGGACAACTTAAAACAGCTGCAGATATTGAAGCGATCGTGGTAAGAAACTCCACCGGAGCGCCACTCTATCTCCGTGACCTGGCTTCCGTAAAGGATACCATCAAGGATACAGAGAGCTATGCGCGCTTGAATGGTAAAAAAGTAATCACCCTCAACATCATCAAAAGATC
Proteins encoded in this region:
- a CDS encoding zinc dependent phospholipase C family protein, which translates into the protein MVAENSGVFNRKNTVVFSLQHRYFTIASYSIANDLWGMKKILICCCFILWVHSDLMAWGFYAHRLINKHAVFLLPPEMIVFFKPHIGYLEERATAPDSRRYMVQEEGPRHYIDLDHYGTYPFDSLPRKWTAASEKFGQDILNAHGIVPWWIQTMLARLTKAFSNKDPVNILKTAAELGHYIADAHVPLHTSSNHNGQKTNQHGIHAFWESRIPELLAETEWDLLTGKGFYIEDPFRFTWQFVLESAGAADSVLNLEALLNRSFPQERKFAFEFRNGQLIKQYSSDYSIQYNKSLNGMVERRLRSSIHAVASFWITAWTEAGQPDLSMLEKPAWSEAERKEMETLQAFWKTPLAGAGCH
- a CDS encoding DUF502 domain-containing protein, encoding MDSKKLRQLSRWHWKRIIQYFFQGIIILAPITITVWAVISLFSFIDSLVPGLIHRVAPGLLKTDATGQPANIPGLGFILVVLIVFLVGYVSSFFVVGRLVDIFDKILERTPGIKFIYSSVKDFFEAFAGDKKKFNRPVLVSLDNNDVWQVAFITQDDGHQFELPAHVAVYVPFSYSIAGKVYWVPAERIKPLPHVNAGDAMKFAISGGVTHVEEGH
- a CDS encoding TetR/AcrR family transcriptional regulator gives rise to the protein MEVKDRIRGKAEELFKRFGIRTITMDEIANQLGVSKKTIYQYYADKDALVDAVIEEEIARSEEDCMKGFHEARNAIDEIFIVLEQVERTFSDINPTVFYDLERFHFSAFQRFKVFKEQFLLNMISSNLRRGIAEELYRPELEVDIISRYRMGFCMGMVFDQELFPISKYNIAKLQKEILEHFLYGVVSMKGYKLILKYKSERTKKSTHNEPTYEAKP
- a CDS encoding TolC family protein, coding for MNRLMKQSHKHAGRKPLFLFVLMAAVFSTSSFAQTKHELTVQEAVDRAYQNVIDLKNKELDLKIQEAMNKGILGQALPQIKGDIGAQYFYKLPIFLFPDGTSSAVYQVLKDEGVQGSNGPITDVPSPVLRPVSFQQPWNASAGVTLTQLLFQPDVFVGLQARAASIDFAKKNIELSKEDVKDSAYKRYYAVLIAEKQLEFVNDGVKRIEKLVRDNEIMFKEGFIEKLDVDRARVQLSNLKTMQTTIRNGIHLSYAALKYALGLPQVDTLVLKDSLTIDEVKAGILDDAFQYENRKEFQLLQTSLELQKLDLKRYKLRYIPTVSLIGNFTRQAQAEKFIFSKDAFWYSTGYAGVNISVPIFDGFQRRYQVKQSMYQVEKAENSLENLKRVIDLQQTINRESLKNALLSFDEQQRNIDLAEKVYNSTKLKFEQGLGNSFELIQAENDLQTSQSNYFQAMYDAIIAKISYQRSLGKL
- a CDS encoding efflux RND transporter periplasmic adaptor subunit, coding for MKKQHFYGLLWVTLFLYSCGSATKDELAGKKAELDKLKKEQQGISDKITALEQEISKLDTAAGKSKNVKLVSVSPIQTEAFSHFIELQGTVDAENSAYVAPPNGQGGIVKALFVKQGDAVRKGQLLARLDDQQIRQQIAPLKVQLETARDTYNRTKNLWDQGIGAYQNVLTAKTQVESLEKNIAIFENQISLMNVTAPTSGVADVVNVRVGEAFTGMSATGPQIRIVNTSSLKLVANVPENYLGRVTKGSQVEIVLPDDNDRTITANVNVVSSVIDPATRSFYIEAKVPGNSKVRPNQVAKVRIKDYGNKDAITIPVNTLQNDETSKFVLVAVKEKGGMVARKRTVTVGELYANKLEVKSGLQPGDVLITEGFQGLYDGQPITTEAK